A window of Flammeovirga kamogawensis genomic DNA:
CTTTAAATGAGTGGGTAGATATTGGTTTTTTCTCTGATAACGAAGAAAAAGAACTATTCCATACAGAACGTATAAATATTGATCAAAAATCTGGTGTCTATGAATTTACTTTAGACCAATTACCTGTAAAAGCAGGAGTTGACCCTAAGCGTCTACTAATTGAAAGAGTTTATGATGATAATATCAAAAAAATAGACAAATAGAATATTTGAAGGGAATAATTGAGATTATCTAAGAGAGAATAATCTAATAACGAAAAAAGTGAATGTTTTACTCTAATTTAGTGTAATCATTCACTTTTTTATATTTCAATTTCATGAAAATAACAGCTCTAATCTTTTCTTTATTATTTTTTGCACTTCCTAGTTATGCTCAAGAAGAAGAGCATAGTACAAAAAAGGTCCATGGAAGAGAAGAGGCTCACGGTAAATTAAAACACCATAGAATAGCTCTTATTTGGGCACATGGTTATGTACCGAAAGCAATCGACAATAAAGACCAAACAGTAATAATACCTGTAATTGGTTTAGATTATGAATATTGGTTCTCTCATAAATTTGCAGTAGGTATTTCTAATGATATTGAATTGACCAATTATGTTATTGAAAATCATGATGGTGAAGAATTAGAAAGAGAATATAGCTATGTTGGTGCTGTAATGGGTATTTTTGAGGTAGCTCCTTTATGGGTAGTGGCTGTTGGCCCTGGTGTTGAAATTGAAAAAAATCAGAATTTCTTTGTCGCTAAACTCAATATAGAAAGAGAATTTCCTATTGCTGGTGTAGGTTGGGATGTTACTCCTATGTTTAGTTATGAACTTAAAACAAGTAGCGGTCATGGAATTTATGACGCCTTCAATCTAGGCATTGGAATTGGTAAAAGATTCTAATTTTTGCACTACGAATTATATATAAAAAGGTGATCAATTTTATTAATTAATCACCTTTTTATTGTTTCTTAATTGCTTTAATTTAGAAGTTTACTTGCATCTGTAATCTTAGTAAATTTCCAGCTTGATCGTTATAAGGATTTTGAGAATCAACATAAGTTCTATTTGCGATTGTATACATTGCTACAAATTCAAATGCTCTATTTGGTTGCCACTCTACACCTATCTCAACATCATTTACATTATAACTTCTTGCATCTAATTCAAATTTCTTCCCTCCATCATAATAAATGTACCTAACAAATGGGAAAAATTGATGATGCGTATAATCTATTTTTGCGTACAACATTGCATAACCACCATGTAACTCTTTAGTTTTTACCATATTGGTTGGCACATCATATTCAGGTCCTTTACCATAATTATATTCTGCCTGAAAACCAATTGGCTGAGGATACCAAACAAACGTTGCTCCTAATCTAGCATCATCAAAATTTTGACCTGCTGCATATACAATTTCTTTCTCTCCATTACCGTTTGTAATCTCTGCTTCTAATCCTTCAGAGGTATTAGGTAAAACATATTGCCCTGTATAACCATGAATAGATAATTCCATTATTTGGTCGTTGGCAAACTGAAAAGGCCATGAAGCTCTAGCTACAACATGTAAATTTTCATTTAAATCTGATGTGTTTATACCTTGTCCGTTATATGCACCTAAAGCAAACGTACCATAATTCCCACTATGCTTTAAATTATTTCTTTTCATGTACTCATATATCTTTCTCACCTTTTGAGGCGTATGATACATTACTGCCATTAAATCACGTTCGTTAGGTAAAGCAGAGTTTATAGCATCTGTACGATCTAGAGGGATACGGAATTGAGAAGATTGCATATTTTCGAAGCCAAAAGGAACTTTACTCTGCCCAACTCTTAACCAAGTAGATTTATGATGATCGAAATATAAATCCATATAAGCATCTCTTAAAGTAGGCGAGCCTGCAAAATCTGCTTGCATATACACATAAACATTGTCAAGTAGCCAACCACTTACTTTTAAACGTACTCTTCGGAGAGAGATACCTTTATCAGCTCCCCAGTTTTTATCCATTTGTGGAACTTCTAAATCGGGGTTAGTTTCGAATAAGCCATTATATCTCGCTTGAATATAACCACTTACTTTAATTCTATCGGTCCAACTTTTAGGTAAAGATTTTTGTATTAACCCCTCACCATCTTGCTCAGGCTTAAATCCAAGTGAATCTATTTTAATTTCTTCAAAACTATCTTGTGCATGCACACTTACAGAAAATAAAAGTGTTACTAATAATAGTTTAACTGACAGTCTAACTGTACGTTCCATTTTAATTAAATATAGTCGTATATGATAATATGTTTGCAATGTTAGAGGTTTTATCAAAAAATAGTTTCATCAAAATAATAAGTTAACATAGAGTTAATATTACAGATAAATTATATTCACATTGATCTATAAATAACACATCAATGTTACAAGAGTATTTAATCCAAGAACGCACTTATCTATTTAAGTAAGGGATTAGCAGCAGATCTTTTATAAAAAAAACCTTAAATCACAAGTTAGTTATATAAACACAAATATTGTATTACATTTATATCAACCACAATTAAAGAGTATTTATATTTAGATAATATATTATTAACATTTGATTAAAATAATATATCATTTTTATTATTTAATGTAAATTTAAAATTAACACATGAAGAAAACTCAAGTTTAAATCAAATAACGAAACACTAATGAAACACTAGACTTCAACATGAATAAATTATAAACTAAGAATTATGCTTATTATCCTTAATGAGAAGTGTATAACCTTACATATACATAAAAAAAGAGGTTATCATTATTTTACTAATGATAACCTCCACCTGATGTCTATATTCTATAATTAGAGCTACTAATTATGCTTTTACTTCTACTCTAGGAGCACCTTGTAAGATCGCTTTGTCTTCTAGTCCTTCTTCAAATTTCTTGAAGTTTTCAACAAACTTGTTCGCTAATTTAGCAGCAGTTTCATCGTATCCTTCAAAACCTCCTGCTTTCCAAGATGCTTTTGCATCTAAAGCTTCAGTAGGTACACCTTCAACCTGAGTTGGAACTTGAACACCAAATACTGGGTGTTCTACAAACTCAACATTATCTAACTTTCCTTCTAAAGCTGCTGTAATCATTGCTCTAGTATACTTCAATTTAGTTCTACCAACTTTATCAGAAGGGCCATTAGACCAACCTGTATTGATTAACCAAATATTAGTGTTATGCTCCGTCATTTTTTCACCTAGTTTCATTGCATAAACTGATGGATGAAGAGGCATGAAAGGAGCTCCAAAACAAGCAGAGAATGTAGGAGTTGGCTCTGTAATACCAGCCTCAGTACCTGCTACTTTTGCTGTGTAACCAGACATAAAGTGATACATTGCTTGCTCCTTAGTTAACTTAGAGATGGCCGGTAATACACCGTATGCATCACAAGTTAAGAAGAAAATATTACGAGGGTGAGTTTCTGATACAGATGGAATCTTAGCATTTTCGATATGATCGATTGGATAAGATACACGAGTGTTCTCTGTTACAGTCACGTTTGCGTAGTCAACTACTGCAGTTCCAGGGAAGAAACGAGTATTTTCTAATGTTGCACCAAACTTAATAGCATCCCAAATTTCTGGCTCATTCTCTCTTGATAAGTCAATTGTTTTTGCATAACAACCACCTTCAAAGTTATAAATACCATTATCTGACCAACCGTGTTCGTCATCACCAATTAGATTTCTCTTAGGATCTGCAGATAAAGTTGTTTTACCAGTACCTGATAAGCCAAAGAATACAGCAGAATCTCCATCTACTCCTTCGTTAGCAGAACAGTGCATTGGTAGAACGTTTTGATCTACTAATAACGCGTTAAGTACAGAGAAAATACCTTTTTTAATTTCACCAGTGTAACGAGATCCACCTACTAAAGCGGCTTTTTCTCCAAAATTTAATATTGAGAAGTTCCCCTGACGTGTTCCATCAATTTCTGGATTAGCGTTGTATTCAGGAGCTTGTAAAACTACATAGTCAGGCTCTCCAAATACAGCCAATTCTTCTGCTGTTGGTACAATAAACATGTTGTTCACAAAGTGTGATACAGATGCTAAAGGAGTTACAACTCTTACTTTAATACGGTAAGCAGGATCTGCTCCAGCGTATACATTATTTACATATAATTTTTGGTTGTCTAATAAGTAATCTACCATCTTATTAGCTAACCCGTTGAATTTGTCTTGTGGAAATGGCTTATTGATGTTACCCCACCATACTTTGTCGGTAGTGTACTCATCTTTTACGATAAAACGGTCTTGAGGAGAACGACCAGTGAACTTACCTGTATCGCACATGATAGCACCTGTCGAGTTTAATACACCCTCACCGTTGTTAATTGCTTCTGCTACTAGCTCAGCAACTGATAAATCTTTGTTTACTCTTTTTGATTGTGATAAAAGTTTACCCGCTAATTTGTGTGTTTCTGTCATCATTGTGTTGTTTTAATTGCTTTTACATTATGTGTTTATTGGAATAATACAATAAAATACAAGTGTACCCTACAGTAATTCAATAGTAATTAATGTCCGTTTATTGGTTGTGTTGTTGGCCATTGATTACGTTACAATAGTACGTGTATTTTAAAAGTGTCTAAATGACTTTTGTCAACAAGTTTTAAAAACTATATCACCATTAGTCAATGACTTTAAATGCTTGGACATTAAAACATTGAAATACAAATAGTTAACTTTTATTTGATTAATAATAATTATTGAGATATTTAAATTACGACTATATTTTTACTAAATATTTAACTATAAAATTTGAATTGATCTTCAAATGTAAAAACTACGTTTATAAATACAAAAGAAAAAATAGAAAAATAATCAATACTCTTCAAAAAAGTCAATTTTTAATCTTATTAAATAATAAATATCATTATTAGGAGGTGATTTTGATTTAATAGTGACAGATACAAATAATTTCTCTTAAAAATTTAAATGAATGCCTTAAATAGTAGATATTGAAGGTGTATTCATAAAAGGCATATCAACATAAATATATATAATGCATAGTAATCTAGATATAAACGTAAGTTCTGAAGTAGGTACACTTAGAAGATTAATAATTCATAGTCCTGATGAGGGTATTGGTAAAGTTATTCCTACTAAGGCACAAGAATGGTTATTTGAAGATATTATTCATTTAGAAACCATGCGTAAAAAAGAATATGATTTATATCTTAAGATCTTGTTATATTTTTTAGATTATGAAAAAATACATTCTCAAATTCATCAAATAGATCAACCAAGTGCCGAAAGACATTTCTATAAACCAGATAAAAAGAAGTACTTTAATTCGGATAAAGTAATAGAGCCGCAAGCATTATTAGCTTCAATTTTAGAAAACTCCAATCTAAAATTAAGAATGATTGCTTCTGTTTGTGCTCACGAAGGAACATCGTATCTACTACAAGATGAATTAATGGAGCTAGAACCTTCTGTATTGGCTCGAACAATGATTTCTGGAATATTACCTGACAAAAGAATGATCTTCCCTCCTATACCAAACCTTATCTTTACAAGGGATATTGGTATTACTGTGAATGATCATATATTACTGAATAAGCCGAAGAAGAAAGCTAGAACAAGGGAATCGATTTTAATGAAGTACATCTTCTTTAATCATCCTATGTTTAAAGACTACACAGATAAAATTATTGAGATCACTGACCCTGAAGATTTCTTCTTGTTAGATGAAGAAGAACAGAATAAAAAAATAGTCACTCTAGAAGGCGGAGATGTAATGACTGTTGCACCTAATCACCTCTTGGTTGGTGTAAGTGAGAGAACTTCTATACATGCTGCTAGTAAAGTTGTACATGAAATGCACAGAAGAGATATTGTGGAGAAAGTAACTATTGTTAAAATTCCGGCAAAAAGAGCTTACATGCATATTGACACTACTTTTACTCAAGTAAAAAGAAACTTATGGGTATTGTTTGGTTCTTTCTCTAAAGAAGGTCTTAAAAAAGAAAAAGGAGATTTCATTTCTTCACTTGGTGGGCAAAAAAGTGAAAACGAATTAGAAATTTTACAATATGTA
This region includes:
- the pckA gene encoding phosphoenolpyruvate carboxykinase (ATP), whose product is MTETHKLAGKLLSQSKRVNKDLSVAELVAEAINNGEGVLNSTGAIMCDTGKFTGRSPQDRFIVKDEYTTDKVWWGNINKPFPQDKFNGLANKMVDYLLDNQKLYVNNVYAGADPAYRIKVRVVTPLASVSHFVNNMFIVPTAEELAVFGEPDYVVLQAPEYNANPEIDGTRQGNFSILNFGEKAALVGGSRYTGEIKKGIFSVLNALLVDQNVLPMHCSANEGVDGDSAVFFGLSGTGKTTLSADPKRNLIGDDEHGWSDNGIYNFEGGCYAKTIDLSRENEPEIWDAIKFGATLENTRFFPGTAVVDYANVTVTENTRVSYPIDHIENAKIPSVSETHPRNIFFLTCDAYGVLPAISKLTKEQAMYHFMSGYTAKVAGTEAGITEPTPTFSACFGAPFMPLHPSVYAMKLGEKMTEHNTNIWLINTGWSNGPSDKVGRTKLKYTRAMITAALEGKLDNVEFVEHPVFGVQVPTQVEGVPTEALDAKASWKAGGFEGYDETAAKLANKFVENFKKFEEGLEDKAILQGAPRVEVKA
- a CDS encoding porin, which gives rise to MERTVRLSVKLLLVTLLFSVSVHAQDSFEEIKIDSLGFKPEQDGEGLIQKSLPKSWTDRIKVSGYIQARYNGLFETNPDLEVPQMDKNWGADKGISLRRVRLKVSGWLLDNVYVYMQADFAGSPTLRDAYMDLYFDHHKSTWLRVGQSKVPFGFENMQSSQFRIPLDRTDAINSALPNERDLMAVMYHTPQKVRKIYEYMKRNNLKHSGNYGTFALGAYNGQGINTSDLNENLHVVARASWPFQFANDQIMELSIHGYTGQYVLPNTSEGLEAEITNGNGEKEIVYAAGQNFDDARLGATFVWYPQPIGFQAEYNYGKGPEYDVPTNMVKTKELHGGYAMLYAKIDYTHHQFFPFVRYIYYDGGKKFELDARSYNVNDVEIGVEWQPNRAFEFVAMYTIANRTYVDSQNPYNDQAGNLLRLQMQVNF
- a CDS encoding arginine deiminase family protein; the protein is MHSNLDINVSSEVGTLRRLIIHSPDEGIGKVIPTKAQEWLFEDIIHLETMRKKEYDLYLKILLYFLDYEKIHSQIHQIDQPSAERHFYKPDKKKYFNSDKVIEPQALLASILENSNLKLRMIASVCAHEGTSYLLQDELMELEPSVLARTMISGILPDKRMIFPPIPNLIFTRDIGITVNDHILLNKPKKKARTRESILMKYIFFNHPMFKDYTDKIIEITDPEDFFLLDEEEQNKKIVTLEGGDVMTVAPNHLLVGVSERTSIHAASKVVHEMHRRDIVEKVTIVKIPAKRAYMHIDTTFTQVKRNLWVLFGSFSKEGLKKEKGDFISSLGGQKSENELEILQYVKGQSYDNPIKFDYLEDLLNDISLNDLHSTTPTRFIYSGDNQFPFGRREQWTDSCNVLALKEGVVIGYDRNDKTAEGFKKQGIDIIKAEDLLNAFKNEEKLPADIKDTLILLPSAELSRARGGSHCMSMPIKRDPIY